Proteins encoded within one genomic window of Polaribacter sp. NJDZ03:
- a CDS encoding CHAT domain-containing protein has product MYKNKIIWGVLVILIFTSKIFSQIKNDTLIASKYYNKADSLQEIKNYNKAIFFYNKALPTYKKNSAWKRTVDCYNRLSQINRYNRKLESSLSYAKTALELTSLYLPKESEQAADTYHNIGFYYYGILDLDKTIYYLNKSLVIRQKIFPKNHPKLALSYNSIGATYNKKGKFELAISYFKKALKINILHKKNKEISSNYNNIGTIYTQTRKLNLALKYFKKSLEIKKKNKGNILHIGTNMNNIAITLIELQRFHEGLDYLFKAIPILNNKKGERFLTSTYQFIAIVYRSKGENNKALQYFNKSLNISLNYYKENHPITSDIISGIASIYTNKADFENGIIFEKRALNNYINVYGEKHPKVSNSYQIIGYNLSSKKEYAEALKYLKIALKINKDIFGNNNPITANSYKLLANFYNKKEDYNSALKYYKKGLEIIQNNYGVNHILTSNFYFKIGIIHQNIKEYQLALNFFNKALKANSKKINDTYYDYQLALNIVHKKAQTLNLYYLQTKENNNLNQSIQLYYQADIIIDYIRQSFNNHQDKLLLSKQAKAIYADAIASHLLKYKNTKENKYLEDAWYFSEKSKSNTLKDLLNDASSKKFSGIPDTLLEVEKNIRSNRAYYQSQIVSERSKNSTDSEIIKHFEDELFAINQKNDSLIKILEKEYPKYYQLSHKNKKLSITDIQKKINKNTTILEFFTTEDRTYAFTISKKNISIKEFKVSELSKKIDYFRNTITSENIEDYKKIASSLYKELIKPIKDKLIGDNLIIIPDGSLWYLNFDLLLTKEAKKENTRNLFYLLKKYTISYANTIDLLFNPINNKKQSKIRKECLAFSFSNETNIKQITTLKEDLPGTRKELKAISKIIDGQYFYDSEAAEANFKKNADKYNILHLALHGEVDDEHPQESRLYFTESKDSIEDNILYNHELFALNIPADLVVLSACDTGIGKIANGEGLMSLGNAFQYAGAKSLLLSRWKVSDKTTPELMKYFYSNLKKGMTKPKALQQAKLNYLKTTEAFYTNPFYWGSFYIIGNTDAIPFNNDINNRYYWIIGILFCLFSIYYFNKNKRHKLK; this is encoded by the coding sequence ATGTATAAAAACAAAATTATTTGGGGAGTATTGGTTATTCTCATTTTTACTTCAAAAATATTTTCTCAAATAAAAAATGATACTTTAATAGCTTCTAAGTATTACAACAAAGCAGATTCATTACAAGAAATAAAAAACTATAACAAGGCCATTTTTTTTTATAATAAAGCATTACCCACTTATAAAAAAAACAGCGCATGGAAAAGAACTGTTGATTGTTATAACCGATTATCTCAAATTAACAGGTATAATAGAAAATTAGAGTCCTCTTTATCGTATGCAAAAACAGCCTTAGAACTTACGTCCCTATACCTACCTAAAGAAAGTGAACAAGCGGCAGATACTTACCACAACATAGGGTTCTATTATTACGGAATATTAGATTTAGATAAAACTATTTATTATTTAAACAAAAGTCTAGTTATTAGACAAAAAATATTTCCTAAAAACCATCCTAAGTTAGCATTATCCTACAACAGTATTGGCGCTACATATAATAAAAAAGGAAAATTTGAATTAGCTATTTCCTATTTTAAAAAAGCTTTAAAAATTAATATTCTTCACAAAAAAAACAAAGAGATATCTAGTAACTACAATAATATTGGAACCATATATACACAAACAAGAAAATTAAATTTAGCTTTAAAATATTTTAAAAAAAGTTTAGAAATAAAGAAAAAAAACAAAGGTAATATTTTACATATAGGTACTAATATGAACAATATTGCTATAACATTAATTGAATTACAAAGGTTTCACGAAGGGCTTGACTACTTATTTAAAGCCATTCCAATTTTAAATAATAAAAAAGGAGAAAGATTTCTAACATCTACCTACCAATTTATAGCCATCGTTTATCGTAGTAAAGGAGAAAATAATAAAGCATTACAATATTTTAATAAGAGTTTAAATATTAGCCTTAATTACTACAAAGAAAACCACCCTATAACAAGCGACATAATTAGTGGTATTGCTAGTATTTACACTAATAAAGCAGATTTTGAAAATGGCATAATTTTTGAAAAAAGAGCATTAAATAATTATATAAACGTTTACGGAGAAAAACACCCCAAGGTTTCTAATAGTTACCAAATTATTGGGTATAACTTATCTTCTAAAAAAGAATATGCAGAAGCATTAAAGTATCTTAAAATTGCTTTAAAAATTAACAAAGATATATTTGGAAACAACAACCCTATTACAGCAAATTCATATAAACTACTTGCCAACTTTTATAATAAAAAAGAAGATTATAATAGTGCTTTAAAATACTATAAAAAAGGTCTAGAAATAATACAAAACAACTATGGAGTTAACCACATTCTTACCTCTAATTTTTATTTTAAAATAGGAATTATTCATCAAAACATAAAAGAATACCAATTAGCTTTAAACTTTTTTAATAAAGCTTTAAAGGCGAATTCTAAGAAGATTAACGATACTTATTATGATTATCAATTGGCATTAAATATAGTACACAAAAAAGCTCAAACGCTAAATTTATACTATTTACAAACTAAAGAAAACAACAATTTAAACCAAAGTATACAATTATATTACCAGGCAGATATTATCATAGACTACATCCGTCAATCTTTTAATAATCATCAAGATAAATTGTTGCTATCAAAACAAGCAAAAGCAATTTATGCAGATGCTATTGCATCACATTTATTGAAATATAAAAACACTAAAGAAAACAAGTATTTAGAAGATGCCTGGTATTTTTCAGAAAAGAGTAAATCAAACACTTTAAAAGATTTATTAAATGATGCATCTTCTAAAAAATTTTCGGGGATACCAGATACTCTTTTAGAAGTTGAAAAAAACATAAGATCTAATCGTGCCTATTATCAATCACAAATAGTTTCTGAACGATCTAAAAACAGTACAGATTCAGAAATAATTAAACATTTTGAAGATGAATTATTTGCTATAAATCAAAAAAACGATTCTCTAATTAAAATACTTGAAAAAGAGTATCCTAAATATTATCAACTAAGCCATAAAAACAAAAAATTATCTATTACTGATATTCAGAAAAAAATAAATAAAAATACTACAATCCTAGAATTTTTTACAACTGAAGATAGAACATACGCTTTTACAATTTCAAAAAAGAATATTTCAATAAAAGAATTTAAAGTGTCTGAGTTGTCTAAAAAAATAGATTATTTTAGAAATACTATTACTTCAGAAAATATAGAAGATTATAAAAAAATAGCTAGCAGTTTGTATAAAGAACTTATAAAACCAATAAAAGATAAACTAATTGGAGATAATTTAATTATTATACCAGATGGATCTTTATGGTACCTAAATTTCGATTTATTACTAACTAAAGAAGCTAAGAAAGAAAATACTAGAAATTTATTTTATTTACTAAAAAAATACACAATATCGTATGCTAACACAATAGACCTATTATTTAATCCTATAAATAATAAGAAACAATCTAAAATAAGAAAAGAATGTCTCGCTTTTTCGTTTTCAAATGAAACGAATATTAAACAAATAACAACTCTAAAAGAGGATCTACCAGGAACCAGAAAAGAACTAAAAGCGATCTCTAAAATTATAGATGGTCAATATTTTTATGATTCGGAAGCTGCGGAAGCAAATTTTAAAAAAAATGCTGATAAATACAATATACTACACTTAGCATTACATGGGGAAGTAGATGATGAGCATCCACAAGAATCTAGATTATACTTTACAGAAAGTAAAGATTCTATAGAGGATAATATTTTATACAATCATGAACTTTTTGCGTTAAACATTCCTGCAGATCTTGTAGTATTAAGTGCTTGTGATACAGGAATAGGTAAAATTGCTAATGGAGAAGGCTTAATGAGCTTAGGAAATGCTTTTCAATACGCAGGAGCTAAAAGTCTGTTATTAAGTAGATGGAAAGTTTCTGATAAAACTACACCCGAATTAATGAAATATTTTTATTCTAACCTAAAAAAAGGAATGACTAAACCTAAAGCTCTACAACAAGCAAAATTAAATTATCTAAAAACGACTGAGGCATTTTACACAAACCCTTTTTATTGGGGCAGTTTTTATATTATAGGAAATACTGATGCTATTCCTTTTAATAATGATATAAATAATAGATATTACTGGATTATTGGAATTTTATTTTGTCTTTTTTCAATCTATTATTTTAATAAAAATAAAAGACACAAATTAAAATAA
- a CDS encoding PLP-dependent aspartate aminotransferase family protein has protein sequence MSKHFETQAIRNQTERSQFSEHSTPLYLTSSFVFDDAEDMRASFAEEKERNLYSRFTNPNTTEFVDKIVVMEGAEAGYAFATGMSAIFSSFAALLNAGDHVVSCRSVFGSTHSMFTKFLPKWNIETSYFKVDEVDLIESLIKENTKILYIETPTNPAVDILDLELIGKIAKKHNLIFIVDNCFATPYIQQPIKFGADLVIHSATKLIDGQGRVLGGVTVGRADLMREIYLFARNTGPAMSPFNAWVLSKSLETLSIRVDKHCENALKVAEFLEGNENVEFVKYPFLKSHPQYEVAKNQMKLGGSIVAFEIKGGIEAGRNFLDKIKMCSLSANLGDTRTIVTHPSSTTHGRLSEEDRLEVGITNGLVRVSVGLEHAEDIIADLKQALAL, from the coding sequence ATGAGCAAACATTTCGAAACACAAGCAATAAGAAATCAAACAGAAAGAAGTCAGTTTTCTGAACATTCTACACCTTTATATTTAACCTCTAGTTTTGTTTTTGACGATGCAGAAGACATGCGTGCATCCTTCGCAGAAGAAAAAGAACGTAATTTATACAGTCGTTTTACAAACCCAAACACCACAGAATTTGTAGATAAAATTGTGGTTATGGAAGGTGCAGAGGCAGGTTATGCTTTTGCAACAGGAATGTCTGCTATATTTTCATCATTTGCAGCTTTATTAAATGCTGGAGATCATGTAGTTTCTTGTCGTTCTGTTTTTGGGTCTACACACAGTATGTTTACCAAATTTTTACCAAAATGGAATATAGAAACATCTTATTTTAAGGTTGATGAAGTAGATTTAATAGAAAGCTTAATTAAAGAAAATACAAAGATTCTTTATATAGAAACGCCAACAAACCCAGCTGTAGATATTTTAGATTTAGAGTTGATTGGTAAAATTGCAAAAAAGCACAACCTTATTTTTATTGTTGATAATTGCTTTGCAACACCATATATACAACAACCTATAAAATTCGGAGCAGATTTGGTAATTCATTCTGCAACAAAATTAATAGACGGACAAGGAAGAGTTTTAGGAGGGGTAACGGTTGGTAGAGCAGATTTAATGCGAGAAATTTACCTTTTTGCAAGAAATACTGGTCCGGCAATGTCACCGTTTAACGCTTGGGTATTGTCTAAAAGTTTAGAAACGTTGTCTATAAGAGTAGACAAGCATTGTGAAAATGCTTTAAAAGTTGCTGAGTTTTTAGAAGGAAATGAAAATGTTGAGTTTGTAAAATATCCATTTTTAAAGTCTCATCCACAATATGAAGTTGCTAAGAATCAGATGAAATTAGGAGGAAGTATTGTTGCTTTCGAGATTAAAGGAGGTATTGAGGCCGGAAGAAATTTTTTAGACAAAATAAAAATGTGTTCATTATCTGCTAATTTAGGAGATACAAGAACTATTGTAACACATCCATCTTCTACTACTCACGGACGTTTATCTGAAGAAGATAGATTAGAAGTTGGTATTACAAATGGTTTGGTACGTGTTTCTGTAGGCTTAGAACATGCAGAAGATATTATAGCCGATTTAAAACAAGCGTTAGCACTATAA
- the thrA gene encoding bifunctional aspartate kinase/homoserine dehydrogenase I: MEHPLQHIKIKDFTTESGTLIPEMNLSYQVFGQDLGTAPIILVNHALTGNSYVAGKEGWWQDIVGDEKAINTKTYTILSFNIPGNGFDGVLIDNYKDFIARDVARIFLQGLSILKIDTLFALIAGSLGGGIAWEMMVLNNNFTQHFLPIATDWKSTDWLIANCQIQEQFLVNSSNPVHDARMHAMLCYRTPESFKERFHRSKKEDSDIFDVESWLLHHGKSLQERYQLSSYKLMNQLLKTIDVTVGGQKDIEILDKINANIHIIGVDSDLFFTAEENRETHKKLALTKDNVTYNEINSVHGHDAFLMEYDQLQKIIEPIFNKDYREKKMKVLKFGGKSLANGEGLENAIEIIASKYKAGIKVTVVASARGNSTNELEAILEKAASKKEYKTKFEKFKTYQSEPNSTVDFSEEFSKLETIFEGVSLLGDYSHKIKDEVLAQGELLSVKMVASLLEKENIAANAVDSRSLIITDENFGNAQPITAVSKENVINFFKNNDTTVNIVTGFIAANKKGETTTLGRNGSNYTAALLANYLDADELQNYTHVSGIFTANPDLVADAKKIEQLSFSEANEMANFGATILHAKTIIPLLEKNINLRILNTFHKEDKGTLITSESSSAKGIKSIATIDNVALLNFEGRGLLGKVGVDARIFKVLSDRNISVSIIAQGSSERGIGFIIDADRAVEAVTALEKEFENDFYSQDVHQISIVNNVAVISIIGQDLSEFHHPYNALIKNQIVPLLFNNTVTGKNVSLVVKKEQVYKAVNVIHGQVFGVTKKINIAVFGKGLVGGTLIDQIIENTQSVLERRKIQLNVFAVANSKKVLLNKNGVSKDWKQNLLENGEENVTVNDIITFANANHFENLIAVDNTASVNFVSNYIPFIEAGFDLVSCNKIANTLSFDFYKEVRAKLKEYKKQYLYETNVGAGLPLIDTIRLLHESGENITKIRGVFSGSLSYLFNTFSAENVSFSKTLQEAIDKGFTEPDPREDLGGNDVARKLLILARELELENEFDEVEIKNLIPENLREGSVADFLGNLELLNDEYQKLKENQEENHVLRYIGELSGDLSQNKGKLEVKLVSTDKSTPLGSLKGSDAIFEIYTESYGEQPIVIQGAGAGASVTARGVFGDILRLAKHNN; the protein is encoded by the coding sequence TTGGAACATCCATTACAACATATCAAAATAAAAGATTTTACTACAGAATCAGGTACCTTAATTCCGGAAATGAATTTAAGTTACCAAGTTTTTGGTCAAGATTTAGGTACAGCTCCTATCATTTTGGTAAACCATGCACTTACCGGTAACTCTTATGTTGCAGGTAAAGAAGGCTGGTGGCAAGATATTGTTGGAGATGAAAAGGCAATTAATACTAAAACCTATACCATTTTATCCTTTAATATTCCTGGTAATGGTTTCGATGGTGTTTTAATTGATAACTATAAAGATTTTATAGCAAGAGATGTTGCAAGAATCTTTCTTCAAGGTTTATCTATATTAAAAATTGATACTTTATTTGCATTGATTGCAGGTTCTTTAGGAGGTGGAATTGCATGGGAAATGATGGTGTTAAATAACAATTTTACACAACATTTTTTACCCATTGCAACCGATTGGAAATCTACAGATTGGTTAATAGCCAATTGTCAAATTCAAGAACAATTTTTGGTAAATTCTAGCAATCCTGTACATGATGCAAGAATGCACGCCATGTTGTGTTATAGAACGCCAGAAAGTTTTAAAGAACGTTTTCATCGATCTAAAAAAGAAGATTCAGATATTTTTGATGTAGAAAGTTGGTTGTTGCATCACGGAAAATCATTGCAAGAACGCTATCAATTATCGTCTTATAAATTAATGAATCAATTGTTAAAAACGATTGATGTTACTGTTGGAGGACAAAAAGATATTGAGATTTTAGATAAAATTAATGCCAATATTCATATTATAGGTGTGGATTCAGACTTGTTTTTTACTGCGGAAGAAAACAGAGAAACGCATAAAAAGTTAGCATTAACAAAAGATAATGTTACCTATAATGAAATTAACTCTGTGCATGGTCATGATGCTTTTTTGATGGAATATGACCAATTACAAAAAATTATTGAGCCTATTTTTAATAAAGATTATAGAGAAAAGAAGATGAAAGTATTAAAATTTGGAGGAAAATCTTTAGCCAATGGTGAAGGATTAGAAAATGCAATAGAAATTATTGCAAGTAAATATAAAGCCGGAATAAAAGTAACGGTTGTAGCTTCTGCAAGAGGGAATTCTACAAACGAGCTAGAAGCTATTTTAGAGAAGGCAGCATCAAAAAAGGAGTATAAAACCAAGTTTGAAAAGTTTAAAACATATCAATCAGAACCAAATAGTACTGTCGATTTTTCTGAAGAGTTTTCTAAATTAGAAACTATTTTTGAAGGTGTTTCTTTATTGGGAGATTATAGTCATAAAATTAAAGATGAGGTTTTAGCACAAGGCGAATTGTTATCAGTAAAAATGGTAGCAAGTTTGTTAGAGAAAGAAAATATTGCTGCAAATGCCGTAGATTCTAGATCTTTAATTATTACAGATGAAAACTTTGGAAATGCACAACCTATTACTGCGGTTTCTAAAGAAAATGTGATTAATTTTTTCAAAAATAATGACACCACAGTTAATATTGTTACAGGTTTTATTGCCGCTAACAAAAAAGGAGAAACTACCACTTTAGGTAGAAATGGAAGTAATTATACAGCAGCTTTATTGGCTAATTATTTAGATGCGGATGAATTACAGAATTATACACACGTAAGCGGAATTTTTACTGCAAATCCAGATTTAGTGGCAGATGCAAAAAAAATTGAACAATTATCGTTCTCAGAAGCGAATGAAATGGCCAATTTTGGAGCAACTATTTTACATGCAAAAACCATTATTCCGTTATTAGAGAAAAATATCAATCTTAGAATTTTAAATACATTTCATAAAGAAGATAAAGGAACTTTAATTACATCAGAATCTTCATCAGCAAAAGGAATAAAATCAATTGCTACCATAGATAATGTTGCTTTACTAAATTTTGAAGGTAGGGGTTTATTGGGTAAAGTTGGTGTTGATGCACGTATTTTTAAGGTTTTAAGTGATCGTAATATTAGTGTAAGTATTATTGCACAAGGTTCATCAGAAAGAGGAATCGGTTTTATTATTGATGCAGATAGAGCTGTTGAAGCGGTTACTGCGTTAGAAAAAGAATTCGAAAATGATTTTTATTCGCAAGATGTACATCAGATTTCGATTGTAAATAATGTGGCGGTAATTTCTATTATCGGACAAGATTTAAGTGAATTTCATCATCCTTATAATGCATTAATCAAAAACCAAATTGTACCACTTTTATTCAATAACACAGTTACTGGTAAAAACGTGAGTTTGGTGGTTAAAAAGGAGCAGGTTTACAAAGCAGTAAATGTAATTCACGGTCAGGTTTTTGGAGTTACAAAAAAAATAAATATTGCCGTTTTTGGTAAAGGTTTGGTTGGCGGTACGTTAATTGATCAAATTATAGAAAATACACAATCTGTTTTAGAGCGAAGAAAAATTCAGTTAAATGTTTTTGCAGTAGCAAACTCTAAAAAAGTGTTGTTGAATAAAAATGGAGTTTCTAAAGATTGGAAACAAAATTTATTAGAAAATGGAGAAGAAAATGTAACTGTTAATGATATTATCACATTTGCAAATGCAAATCATTTTGAGAATTTAATTGCAGTAGATAATACGGCGAGCGTCAACTTTGTAAGTAATTACATTCCGTTTATAGAAGCTGGTTTCGATTTAGTTTCTTGTAATAAAATAGCAAATACATTATCATTCGATTTTTACAAAGAAGTAAGAGCGAAGTTAAAAGAATACAAAAAGCAATATTTGTACGAGACCAATGTTGGTGCAGGTTTGCCTTTAATAGATACCATTCGTTTATTACATGAATCTGGAGAAAATATCACAAAAATTAGAGGTGTGTTTTCTGGTAGTTTAAGTTATTTATTTAATACTTTTTCTGCGGAAAATGTTTCTTTTTCTAAAACATTGCAAGAAGCAATTGATAAAGGATTTACAGAGCCAGATCCTCGTGAAGATTTAGGAGGAAATGATGTTGCTAGAAAATTACTAATTTTAGCAAGAGAATTAGAATTAGAAAATGAATTTGATGAGGTTGAAATAAAGAATTTAATTCCGGAGAATTTAAGAGAAGGTTCTGTTGCAGATTTCTTAGGGAATTTAGAATTATTGAATGACGAATATCAAAAATTAAAAGAAAATCAAGAGGAAAACCATGTTTTACGTTATATTGGTGAGTTAAGTGGAGATTTATCACAAAATAAAGGGAAATTAGAAGTAAAATTAGTTTCTACGGATAAAAGTACTCCTTTAGGTTCCTTAAAAGGTTCTGATGCAATTTTTGAAATTTACACAGAATCTTACGGAGAACAACCAATTGTAATTCAAGGAGCAGGAGCGGGAGCAAGTGTAACTGCAAGAGGTGTTTTTGGAGACATTTTAAGATTAGCAAAACATAATAATTAG